The stretch of DNA ACTTTGAGTGCTGTAAATGGGATGCATATCCTTACTTTAAGGATGTTGTTGCTAAATTACATGCTTTTCCTGAACTAAGCTGTAGATTTATAACACTGTCATTTTGGGTCCTTTAAGTCTTCTTTAGAAATagaactctgtttttttttttaatgaacaattgTTTAATAAAAACTTTTCCATGTTTCCATTACATGTAAATATATCAATTTGGCCTCtctataaaaactgaaaatggtgCAAAAGTTTTATTCTCTTAGAGAAAGCCATTGACAAAAAATATTCACACATcactaaaattttgaaaaatggtcAAAACTTCTTTATTAATCTGAAATCTTCTGGATTATCAAAATCTAGGTCTGCTTTTTCCTCCTAAAACACTAGAGAATGTTTATtcacaagaataaaaatgcaaactgGGGAGATGGAAAAttgaggacttttttttcccctgaaaatcaaaaaagaaaaaagaaaaggaaaaaaaaagctagttaCATAAGCATCCTCCAAAGAACACAATGGGATTCATTTCATTGAACCCTGTTTCACTGCCACTGTGAGTACCACCCCCAAATGGCATGCATGGCAGTGGAAATGAATGTAACACTCTCCATCCCTGCACACCAGAACTTTCTCTCATGGCTTCTTGACATTGAAGGTTCTAAATGCTAGTTCTGAAGTTATCACTTGCTAAAGTAATGACTAAATGCAGTTGTGTAGCTGGTAAAATTCTGGCCATACTGCCTGGCCTCACGGGTGGAAGGGTAATGGGCCCATCAGATAACAGCTTATTTAACAGAATATATCTATAATGACTCAAGAGCCATTTGCAGGGTTGCATCCTGTCATTATTGTGGGtgaattgtttttaaagtgatCTAATAACAAAACCAGTAATAGTCTCAGAATGAATCAAGGGGATCAGTACAATTATTCatcaacataaaattaaatttaatccaTTGAAGATCGTACCGCAGCAAGAGCTATGTGACTCAGTTACTGTTGAAAATACACTGAGCTCTGGGGAAAAGTGActcaggagaaaggagaagggctGCGGTCCCAGGCAGGAGACAGCTGGCACTGTTCTGGCAGAGGCTACCGTGTTTGCCACCTGTGAGAATATGGCTTTGTACATTCTCACCTGAGCTTGTCTCGATGtgtgccctgctccaggaaacTTTAATCCTCCTGGTGAACATGTTCCTTGTCATAAAGCCAAGTCCTTTAGGTACACTTCCTCCAaatcctcctcacccccaccccacccagattcttgcaagaaaaaggagaaattatttgtttattggtttaaAGTAGTGACGCTAAGTGAATCGAACTAAATGAAATGATTAATACACGAATGTTGAATTAAACTTGTTTGCCCTCATGTAAGAGATTTGCATTTACTAACAGTTAAATACTACGTTAGTGTTTATACGTGAATTGactaaatcaactgtatttcttaTATTCTGGGAAATGTTACCTCCTAATCCCTTAGAGGAGCCAGATGAGGTATCAGAAAATGGCATTTGGTAGGCAAGATGATATTTTTCTTGGGATGAGAATTGTTCTTAAATGCCAAGATCAACTTGGGCGGCGGAAACTTctattattctttgttttctttctttctttgccaaaCCCACTTCCATTGACTGATTTCCTTACCTTCCTTTTCACCTTGAGGGAAGCTTCTCTCTATAAACCATGTGAGATTGGCTGTGGGAAATACATTCCTCAGTGAGCAGGTAAATATCCTCTGGTGCGGGGTAAAGACAGAATACAGAAAGAATTATTTGGCAATTCAGAAGAAACTGATGTCCCTCACATCTCCACCAAGCCTCAAACGAGGCAAATTGgcacaaaattattttctccacttTTAACAAGGCAGTGTTTACAAGGTTTAAAATGTTAACTATAAACAGACAATCTCCTATAGAGATGTTATAAATTAATGATTAGACTCTAAAGTCAGTTTAAGAAGAATCTAGAATTATACTAATGTTGCAAGTCTGGATTCTGGGctctgaaaaaggaaaattacatctTCACATAGGCCAAGTACAATAACATACATGGAAATCAAATTAGAAAGAAGAAGCTATAACAGGCAGTGGCCAGAGAAGAATATTCTGTTAGACTGAAAGCTAAAAGAGATCCAgacttttgttgttttcattccCCAAATAACATAAAGTACTATTTGTAGCAACAACTATAGAAACCATTGAATTTAAATATCTCACTTTTGACTCATAAAGagttttccttattgatcttttATCATCTTAACAATCCTATAGGCTAGGTAGGATCCAccttattatttccatttgacagatggggaaatcAAGGCACAAAATCACAGAATGCTTAAAGGGAGTGGAATGTGGTTGATGGCATAATTGGAAGAGTTACCTCAATCCCAGTCCAAGACATTTCCTGGTAAAACATGTTGTATTGAAATAAGAAAGAAGTAGAAGAACAGGTAGCTTATGTTATAAAACCAGGGAGCTTAGGGATAGGGTTAACTATGTTTTATTTCCAACACTGTGTTTGTTCTTTGTGAGAGGGAGGTTTCTTCAAGAGCCTGGTGAAAGCATCCAATAACACGTATTGGATCTTCATTATTTTATCTGAGATGTTGCAAAATtacaactccatttttagttacTTGTTTTCTCATCACGAGATATGTGTATCTTACATATGACCAGCCCTAGTTCTtagttctgaaatatttttcacgATTGATGAATACGCTAGTTAACTAGTAAAGAACAATTAACTATATTTAGTGCTTAGTGTGCCAATTTCCCCACAAGATAGTGATGCCCAAAGAGTTTGGTCTTGAGCAGGGCTGAGAAAGCAAACCTCAGGATACTAAGTCCCATCTTTCTGATGAGGTCCCATTGAGGAGCAGTTGAACATCCCTCAGAACATCACGGCAAAAACCCCAAGGAAATCATGAGACTTTCAGCAGAGGTGATCTGTTGTATCCAAAATGGTAGGTAGCAAACACTGCAGCACCAGCTTTCCCACCCATTCAGCACTTGACAATGGGGATGCAGGCATGTGACAGAAATGCAGCTCCATGAAATTATGTCTCTTTCTGTCCTAAAAGTAAAACCAGGTCCCCTGAAATATATTCTTATTAagtaaaggaaagagaattcagTTTATGTAATCCAATAAAGTGCCAAAGATTGATATTTACCTCCAGGTGGTCCATGTAagagttacaggaaaaaaatgttttaaaaaagttgtAAAGGTTTGTATTAATGCCAATACCTTTAAATCCTCTCATGATTCATTTTCTCCATGCACATTCAACCCACCAAAAGATGAGGATATAGTCATATCAGGAACAAGTAGGGGTTCCACTATTTCATAAAGGCAACTGGCTCACTGAAGAAATTTCttaacttaataaaaatattaaaaagatctAACTCTTGTAGATTCTCTGAATTCAGAGTTCCTGGAATGattcaaatttcaaatattctatatCATCTGCAGACAGTGTTCCAAGATTTTGTGTAGGAATACAATTCTTGTCCTGAAACTCCTCTAATCTCTAAAATTGAAAagcttcattaagtcccatttgtttattcttgattttatttccatgattctaggaggtgggtcaaaaaggatcttgctttgatggatgtcacagagtgttctgcctatgttttcctctaggagttttatagtgtctggccttatatttagggctttcatacattttgagtttatttttgtgtatggtgttaggaagtgttctaatttcattcttttacatgtagctgtccagttttcccagcaccacttattgaagaggctgtcttttttccattgtatattcgtgcctcctttgtcaaagataaggtgcccatatgtgcttgggcttacttctgagttctccattctgttccattgatcttcctttctatttttgtgccagtaccatactgtcttgatcactatggccttgtagtatagtttgaagtcaggaagcctgattccacaaactccatttttccttctcaagattgctttggctatttggggtcttttgcgtttccatacaaattgtaagatttcttgctctagttctgtgaaaaatgccatgggtaatatgatagggattgtgttgaatctgtaaattgctttgggtagtacagtcattttcacgatgttgattcttccaatccaagaacatagcatgtccctccaactgtttgtgttgtctttgatttctttcatcaatgtcttaaagttttctgcatacaggtcttttgcctccttaggcaggtttattcccaggtattttatgctctttgttgcaatggtaaatgggggagtttccttaatttctctttctgctcttccgttgtcagtgtataggaatgcaagagatttctgtgcattaattttgtatcctgctactttactaaattcatcgattagtgctagcagttttctggtagagtctttcgagttttctatgtataatatcatgtcatctgcaaagggtgacaattttacttcttcttttccaatttggattccttttatttcattttcttctctgattgctgtggctaaaatgggacttaatgaaacttaaaagcttttgcacagtgaaagaaaccataaacaagacaagaaggcaaccctcagaatgggaaaaatagttgccagtgaaacaacggacaaagaattaatctccaaaatatataagcagctcatgcagcttcataccaaaaaagcaaataacccaatccacaaatgggcagaagacctaaatagacatttctccaaagaagacatacagatggccaacaaacatatgaaaagatgctcaacttcactaatcatcagagaaaagcaaatcaaagccacaatgaggtttcacctcacaccaatcagaatggccatcatcacaaaatctggaaacaacaaatgttggagagggtgtggagaaaagggaactctcctgccctgttggtgggaatgtaagatggtacagtcactatggaaaacagtttagaggttccttaaaaaactacaaatagaactaccatatgatccagtaatcccactactgggcatatacccaaagaaaaccataatcccaaaagaaacatgtaccataatgtttactgcagcactatttacaatagccaggacatggaagcaacctaaatgcccatcgacaaatgaatggataaagaagatgtggcatatatatacaatggaatattactcagctataaaaaggaatgagatggagccatatgtaatgaggtggatagacctagagtctgtcatacagagtgaagtaagccagaaagagaaaaacaaatattgtatgctaactcacatatacggaatctaaaaatggtactgatgaactcagtgacaagacaagagtaaggatgcagatgcagagaatggactggaggacacgaggttgggggggcggggggtgaaggggaagctgggacgaagtgagaaagtagcatagacacatatatactactaactgtaaaatagatagccagtgggaagctgctgtataacaaagggagatcaactcgatgatggatgatgccttagaggtccgggatggggagggtgggggggagtcgagggagggagggaatatggggatatgtgtgtaaatacagctgattgactttggtgtacctcaaaagctggtataagagtgtaaagcaattatattccaataaaaattaaaaaacaaagaaaagcttcAGACTAAACTAGTTCAAATTGAAGTCAAACGTTATGAAATGTCAAGCACATATAGTTTTGCTGAGCAAGCAGAGCTGTCTTTCTTTGGGAACTtccaaacaataagaaaaaaaaacacgttaaatttgaaaaaaaaaaccccgtgAAGTAAACACGAACAAGAGTctatgtgcacatgcacacaagtgcacacgtgcgcacacccgcacacacacacgcacatcttTCTCTGCTGAGAAGTCGAAATCATTTACTCACTCAGTGTGTCTGTTGCATTCACGAAATAAGCAAATTATTGGCTTCTCCAGCACATTATTCTAAGTACATATGGAATAAGTGAGCAATAGCATGATGAATTCTGTAGTAAGTGCCAAAAAGCATTTGGAGAGCTCTGTGGGAGTGCAGAGAAGGATGAAAGCTGGGAATAACTTACAGGGCACAGTTACATTTTGTGGACAGGGAAGAGCTGGACCTGGATCCTACAGGTGGAAAATAGTGGGGAATTCACAAAGATGGGCAGACGGAATGGTTCATGGGCTTGGGTGTGAGTTGGGGATGTTGTTctggaagcagaggttggagcaAGAGGAGACTGATGAGGAAGGAAAAGTGAATCCAAATCTGGCTGTAAGACTGATCATTCTCTTATTTCCACAGATGAAATACTGAAACGGTCACCATTTGTAAATTATCCCATATTCAGTTTCAAGTTTGGACAGAACCTCTTCCAAAGGACTTTTCACAGAATCAGTTTGAAAATACTTAGTTTTTTAGTCTAGAAAGAGAAATcctaaaacaaagaaagaaaaaaaaagtctccctaTTTGTTCACcagttcttcatttctatttggAGTCTCTGCATGCTCCATACATTTAGTTTTCACTTGGAATTTAACTGTCAGTCTCTACGTGTTTCCTACTCTACCGTTTCTCTATTTTCTCCTGTAACTCAAGATTTTTTCTTCCATAGACATCTTCTTTAAAACGTGCCTGTCTCCTCTTGGTAGGTTTTCTTTcctaaatctatctatctatcatctatctatctatctatctatctatctatctatctaatctatgtatctatcatctatcatctatcatctatctatatctatcatctatctatctaacatcTATcttatccatctatcatctatcatctatcatctctccatcatctatctatctatctatctatctatctatctatctatctatctatcatctacctatcatctatcatctctctatcatctatctatcatctacctgtaaatatatatattttttcttaagttgTAATTATCCCTTTATTTCACTCCAATTGAGGGTAGAAGCCAACAGCTTTCAGCTTTTCCAGTTCTAGTTACATAACATGATAAAAAGCAACCACAAATTTGCTGTATTTCTCTAAATTGGCGGGGGATTCCTTCCACTTAATCTTCCCCTTTCTTCAAGTTCTCTGGCTTTTCTACTGACTGTATTCACAACACCAATAGTTTCCAACCAAAAATGGACTCATGGTCTGacaatgggacaaaatatttgaaaccacAGATGTCCTTGAGGCATGTGGTTTCTCTGCTCATATTTTCCACTTTCCCGTTCTTCAATCTCCTTCTTTGCTTGAGAGGCCAGATGATCTAGTCCTCTGGAAACAGAACTAAGACTTGTAGGTGCTTGATTTACTGTTTCACTACATGATATTTGCCAGGGACAACTTTTTTCGGTGGTGGAGCGGGGTGGAGAAAAGGTTTGCATTTGTTGCAGAAAAACCCTACAGGCAGGGATACACCCACTTAGAAACCAGGCTTCTCTGGAAGTGGGAGGGAACAGGATCTGGAGGTGCCCTCCTCCCAGGGGCAGGAGTCAGCTAATAGCCTTCTAAGGTGGCAGGAGCGCTCACTCTGCACCAGGGCCATCAGAGACCAGTCCGGAGCCTTGCTTGCCTGTAAGTACACTTGTGGCTGGGAGGTGTTCCTAACTGTACAGGGCTGCAAAGCTTGATGGATAAGGCTCCAATCACTTGAGAAATGAtccaagaaaggagagagaggtcaGGCCGGTTTTaaaatgtaccataattttccatttgtttattgatCCTTAAAATGGGGTACATGAGCCAAACATCTGGAGTCAGTTGCTGTCAGGAAGGTCTCATCAGCTGTTGGCTTTGCAGGTGCCTGGGAAGGTGGAGTGTGGTGAGCTGCTTGCTGAGGACGCCCTGGCACAGCCAAGTCTGTAGAGATGCGctccacctctctctcctctgggcATGCCAGCTCCTCCTGCTGAAAACAACTGAGCCTGCCGTTTGGAGTTCTTAGAATCCCAGTCTCAGAGGGACCTCCCTAGGGACAAGCTGACTTCACCCTGGGAACTTTGTTTCCCAGTCCCTGGCAGGCTTTGTAGTCTCCGGACTACCTGTTGCAACCATTCTGAGGAAGCACAAGTCTCTCCGGCATCAGTATCCGTCTATGCTTCTATCCATGCTGAGGAAGCCCCAGTGAAGACCCAGCCCTGGGGCTCCTGAACAGCCTGAACCCTGAGGGTGCTCTTCCAGTTTCCAGAACGCATTGAATAGATCTCCAGGAGCACAGAAACAGCGGAAGCAGCCAGGAGGAGAATCAAGAGAAAACCTAAATTTTTCCAATATTCAAAAACGCCTGTGGTGCTGGTTGATGCAGATAACACTGAGCTCACCGAACAGCTTTGTATTTGTTGCACTGATTTGTTTTGTCTTCTAGTCCAGCCAAGGAGGGATCAGTACGTGTTTAGGTCATGGAGGGGATGTACAGGAAAGCCTCAGAGGCCATTTTGCTTGGCACTGACTCACCCTGACTCTCCAGTGAAGCAGAAAGGAGGAAACATCACACCACCCAGGTGTGGCCAGCCTTTGACTATTATAGCAAATCCCCAAGAGTCACCACAGTCGCTTCCCAAGTACGCTTTTAGCCTTAGAGACTTTTGGCTCAAGGAAAGCTGTAAAGAAGAGACAGGATGAGgcgggaagaggaggaagaggagggaaccGGGATGCAGGCAAAAGGGCACTTAGATGTGAAGGAGGAGGAGATCGGTGAGACGGGAGAACCGGTTGGCCCTTTTGCCGGTGCCATGCCCCCCCCGATGCCCCACAACAAGGGGACCCGGTTCTCCGAGGCCTGGGAGTATTTCCACCTGGCCCCTGCCCGTGCTGGGCACCACCCCAACCAGTACGCCACCTGCCGCCTGTGTGGCAGGCAGGTGAGCCGGGGCCCTGGGGTTAACGTGGGCACCACGGCCCTGTGGAAGCATCTGAAAAGCATGCACAAGGAGGAGCTGGAGAAGAGCGGCCACGGTCAGGCCGGGCAGCGCCAGGACCCCAGGCTCCAAGGGCCGCAGCTCCCGATGGGCATTGAGGGCGACTGGGCCAGGCTCCTGGAGCAGGTAGGGGCCCTGGCTTTATGGGCCAGCCAAAGAGAAAAGGAGGTCCTCAGGAGGGAGAGGGCAGTGGAATGGCGGGAGAGGGCTGTGGAAAGGAGAGAGCGAGCCCTGGAGGAGGTGGAAAGGGCCATCCTGGAGATGAGGCGGAAGGTGAGGGCTGAGAAGGAGGCCTGCCAGAGGGAGAAAGAGCAGCCGGCAGCAGCTCATCCCTTCCATTTTGTTTAAACAGGGCTTGGGGGAGTCTATTCTGAAAACACTGACTTTACACCCATAGCAAGAAGCCACTTTAGTTCCAGCTTAAATATATAGCAAAGTGGCTTAATGGGATGTTGTTTTTAAGAGAAAGAGAGCACAGAGCGGGTTAATCTCAGCAGGTCTGAACTGGTCAAATGCTTATCTATAAAATTCCTCAGGACTGTATTcaccaaaactttaaaatatactaacTAAAGAGATATGTCGGTTTGCCACCGTGGGTCTGTGGGTTTCTTGGGGGCAAAATGTACCAGCCTGTCAACACTGATGAGTGAAAATAATGGGATTTACGCCTAGCACTTGGTTTTGGTGGAGCTGATGGTTGCCGCTGGTGGGATGGCTGGAATATGCCTACATGACCAGCTCACTCTTGAGACCCCATCAATTGCACAGCTTAGGCTTCCTGGGAGAGAGGTGTTTGCACGCATGCTGGCATTAATTTGAGACCTAGGTACAAAGTGGGACCCAGCAGTGAAAGGACAAGGAAACCTGAGCCTAAGATCTCCAGACCCTTCTGATGCATATCTTTCTCCCATTATTGCAGTGCTTATATTAAAGCTGTTTCATCAGTGTAACCGGTCTGAATCTTGTAAGTCTTTCCAACAATCTAACACATAAGTAATTAATGCATAATTAgcacagagaaaattaaagaccTTTCAACTCACTTGAATTAAACATTAAGAATAGAGGATACATATTAAAACATAATTTGATTTCACATTAAGCTTTGTTAAACAAGGAGTTTGTGAGGAAGAGATGAAAgaacttcagaaagaaaaagaaaaaggtggagAGGTTGGGGTATATtaggagaaacaaagaacagaggcagaaaactgaaaatgataaAGGGACAGAGAAGAAATGTGAAGATAAGAGAGACAGCTCCTTTGAGAAAATTCACCATGGAAAGGTAAGAGACCTTGACTGTCTGGGAGAGTGAAGGACAGAGAACGTTTTCTTAACTTCTGAGGTCAATTTTAATGAGTTAAGTAGCTTTTGTTTTGTCCCCACAGACCACGCAGACCATTCATTCATTGGAGCAGTAGGTTTCGGATTCCATTCCTCTTTAAGATACTAACTGCATGCCAAAGCATTgctctccaattttttttaaagctgtccaTCTTTAAATATTCAGAGATGCTTTGAAAAAAGGGATCCAGCAGTCCATATGGAGAGGAAAATTCCTTGGGCTGCTGAGGATGTCCTTAAAATGTTAACTCAGGAGTAGAATAAAATCAAACTGGAAACTACTCTGGCCTTTGCGCTGCAGCTGACTTGTTTCAGATGATTCCTGTAGaacctattatttatttatttttaaaactgggtCGGGAGTGGAGACGAGGGCATGGCGAGAGCTGGGGAAGACAAGAGGAGACAAAGCCAGCCTCTCCTCTTACAGACAGCCATCTCCCTAAAGCAGACAAGATCCTGGTGTAACGATGGCGTCCTGCCTCACTCGGTCCTCACCTATGTGGCTCCTGTTTACTGCTGTTCTTAGACGTGTCAGCAGCTCTAACAGTCAGATCTGTCTTCCCTGTGTGCTGTTTGTGGAAAAGACACAAGTCCAAACAGCAGGTTTGTGAAACACCCAGGCTGCATTGCAGTCCTGTAATCCCCTTTTTGCTAGAAACCTGTCTGATATGAAAGCTTTCACTTTCCCCACAGGGGTGTGATGCCCTTTTTAGGACCCTCTCCATCTGTGGTGAAAGCTCAGGGGCTCACCGCTGCAAATGATGATGGCGGCTGGGAGTCACATGGCTGGAGATTTGGACTCAGGGCCTTATTGTGCCACAAAAGATgctaggagggaaaaaaaggctgcAATATCTAATCTTAAATGCACAcacaatgcacacacacacacacacacacacacacaatggagctTAAGAAGATCAAGGA from Hippopotamus amphibius kiboko isolate mHipAmp2 chromosome 10, mHipAmp2.hap2, whole genome shotgun sequence encodes:
- the ZBED2 gene encoding zinc finger BED domain-containing protein 2; protein product: MRREEEEEEGTGMQAKGHLDVKEEEIGETGEPVGPFAGAMPPPMPHNKGTRFSEAWEYFHLAPARAGHHPNQYATCRLCGRQVSRGPGVNVGTTALWKHLKSMHKEELEKSGHGQAGQRQDPRLQGPQLPMGIEGDWARLLEQVGALALWASQREKEVLRRERAVEWRERAVERRERALEEVERAILEMRRKVRAEKEACQREKEQPAAAHPFHFV